The following proteins are co-located in the Trichormus variabilis 0441 genome:
- a CDS encoding DUF2470 domain-containing protein, producing the protein MSEQFSAEISSRICNHMNEDHANAVVLYAQVFGGVSQATSAQMLAIDAQGMDLTAQVNGESVPVRIHFDHVLADAEDAHHTLIAMVKQARVNSH; encoded by the coding sequence ATGTCTGAACAGTTTTCGGCGGAAATTAGCTCACGCATCTGCAATCACATGAATGAAGACCATGCAAATGCGGTAGTGCTATATGCTCAGGTTTTTGGCGGAGTTTCCCAGGCTACATCCGCCCAAATGCTGGCAATTGACGCTCAAGGTATGGATTTAACCGCACAAGTCAATGGCGAATCCGTCCCCGTGCGTATCCACTTCGATCATGTTTTAGCCGATGCAGAAGATGCTCATCACACATTGATTGCAATGGTCAAACAAGCTAGAGTCAATAGTCATTAG
- a CDS encoding metallophosphoesterase family protein, with protein sequence MSQTSQRRIVIGDVHGHYEGLITLLEAIAPGGDDQVYFLGDLIDRGPHSSYVIDLVRDNNYLCLLGNHEQMLLNILSGDISVATTQAWLHSGGHATIASYPDQSIPKEHLEWLRSLPTYIDLGDVWLTHAGLDPNLPLSEQTAEQFCWIREDFHSIPQPYFPDKLVIIGHTITFTFPGVNPGELAQGQGWLDIDTGAYHPRSGWLTGLDITNNLIYQINIFTNCLRTLPLEEGVITVDHKKIAVRSSKQRA encoded by the coding sequence ATGAGCCAAACTAGTCAACGTAGAATAGTTATTGGGGATGTACATGGACACTACGAGGGATTGATCACTTTGTTAGAAGCGATCGCTCCAGGTGGTGATGATCAAGTTTATTTTTTGGGAGACTTAATTGATCGTGGCCCCCACAGCTCATATGTAATAGATTTAGTCAGAGACAATAATTATCTGTGTCTGTTGGGAAACCACGAGCAGATGTTATTAAACATCCTTAGTGGTGATATTTCCGTCGCCACAACGCAAGCATGGCTACATAGTGGAGGTCATGCAACTATCGCCAGTTATCCAGATCAAAGCATTCCTAAAGAACATTTAGAATGGCTAAGAAGTTTACCCACATATATTGACTTGGGTGACGTTTGGTTAACTCATGCTGGTCTTGACCCTAACCTACCATTGTCAGAACAAACCGCAGAACAGTTTTGCTGGATTAGGGAAGATTTTCATAGTATTCCCCAGCCATACTTTCCAGATAAACTAGTAATTATAGGTCACACTATTACATTTACTTTCCCTGGTGTAAATCCTGGTGAATTGGCTCAAGGACAGGGTTGGCTTGATATAGATACTGGTGCATACCATCCCCGTAGTGGTTGGTTAACAGGATTAGACATCACCAATAATTTAATTTACCAAATTAATATTTTTACTAACTGCTTACGCACCTTACCCTTAGAGGAAGGAGTAATTACTGTTGATCATAAGAAAATAGCGGTTCGCAGTAGCAAACAGCGCGCCTAA